Within the Desulfovermiculus halophilus DSM 18834 genome, the region CCAAAGATATGAACATGCATCCACCATCATTACAAGCAACCTTGATTTCCAGGAATGGGACCGGGCCTTTGAAAACAAGCTTTTGGGATCAGCTACCATCGATAGACTCCGGCATGATGCCTACCTGGTCTATTTGGATGGGCCCAGCTACAGGAAACCAAAGCCAAACCAAGCTCTCAAAAAAGAGGTGGAAAAAAGCCAAAAATCAGCCTAAAAAATGGGGGGTTCGCAACCTCAAGATGGCCACTTAAAACTGGCCCCATTAGGGCGATCATAGGGTGGCCCGATTAGCCGATCATGGGTGGCTCCATTGGGGTGGTCAATGACAGGTGCGAAATCTTTTTTACATTTCGCACCAATTAGTAGTCCTACCTATGGCGGGACTCGGGCATGACGAAAGCGGGAATTTATTTCCCGCGCATCTGTGTGCTGCGCGCAAAAAGTAAACAACTTTTTGCTCTCATTAATATGAAGGGTGAGGTCTGACCCTGGCCGGTTGTCGCGTATTTGTTTGCACTTTGCAATGTCCGATCGAGGACATGAGCTATACGGCATATCAAACCGGTCTGTAAATGATGAATGGAAACTCCTACTGGTCTATCCTTTACTTGTGATGACCGATAATTGCGTTTAAATGTTTAAATTGTATGAACTTATAAGTATATGGAAGGTGCGTGGCAATCTTGTCCTGCCCCGGGAAGGTTGCGCTTCGCTCGCAATGACGATTGAGAATCAGCTGACACTCCAATGAAAATGCAACTGCACTATACAACAATGGTATGGCAGAAGCTTATGAAAGCAGCCTGGATAAGCTGGGAAAAACAGAGAAGATCTTTAGAGCTTGCACATGCACTTGACGTGGAAATTATAATTCATGATTGTGAATGTTTTTGGTTAGTTCGGTATATAAAGTTAACTTTATTAACATTACATACACTTGTTGTGCGTAGACCGGATATACTTTTTTGTCAGAATCCATCAATAATT harbors:
- a CDS encoding ATP-binding protein, with the translated sequence QRYEHASTIITSNLDFQEWDRAFENKLLGSATIDRLRHDAYLVYLDGPSYRKPKPNQALKKEVEKSQKSA